Genomic segment of Hydra vulgaris chromosome 11, alternate assembly HydraT2T_AEP:
AGATCCCTTTGAAGAAACTCTTGAAGAACGACACATTCTCAATACATATAGAGacgtttgtttaaaaataaaagaacatcaAATATTGCACACAGTGCATTATGTTTCAGCATTCTCAAGAGGAATGGAAAAGGAATTAAAAGgtttgcaaatttaaaacatttttacaatccAACAATGTAAATAGAAGTATATGTATACTTACGCATAAAATAATAGATGTATGTATAGATGTAATTTGAATGTTAGTTACTTGTATTTCCATTTAAAatgcattgattttatttaaaattatatttttttttaaggaatacaaattctttaattttcaagcattattcattatttttgtgtatgtaaaattaagataaaaattaaacaaataaaaaaataaaaattttggccgtccaataaaaaacaattgaccATCAATTCCATGTGTTAGCAGTTTAAATTGACTGCTCGccttcaattttatatattctatGCTGCTGTTGAatattctccagaagtcacaagagtctaatttttgagatgaaatacgagatttcatggcctgagaatagtgggcttctcgtcagacaaaacctttttacaatgatttCTAGCCATAGTAAACAGaagtctgttttctggagaaatgttttgctgatagatatgaaagtaatgtaaagtaaaaaggtagaaaagtaaaaagtaaatatcaatattgatcttttctattacttttatattttattttatacttctagagtctattttattaagttaaacaattttaacgTAATTATTTGTAGTTTTAAGAACCaaagtaatttttgaaatatttactttttttaaaataattttttaaaaataaaaaaactaaaacaaaaataaaataatagattaaTACCCTTAAATTCTACAATCttcgtttataaatatattttaaactatatttttatttcattttctgaAATAAGTTGTTGTAGATATAATggcaatatttatttgttttatagaattgacaaaaaaaaatcataaagttttttttgaagataaagAACTTTCCTATTCTGGAGTTCCTTTTATTATATCTTCACAGTCTACTCTTGACTGTCAACAAGGGAAAGACCGCAATGTTAAAGTAAAGGCTGAGTacagagagaaaaaaaatgatgaagcGGTAAGTTACACAACAGTTAAgttcatgcaaaaaaaaaaattctttattattttttgattactgttttattctattttaattgttatcaatataaattatctttaacatttaatacatattgataaaactgtttttttcaatgagatcttttagttttttcttcaagGCAATAAGATTATTCAATTtagtaagttctatattttgTGGTATTTTGATGTATAAGGAGAGGCCATGGTATACAATTGAAAATCTCGATTCTTCATTTCTTCTTCTAAATAATCTTGatgaagtttaaattttaaatccaattttgctttttcattattaaatacaatatataactCAGTAATTCTTCTAAAATTTTGTTGATCAAGGTTTGCTTCAGTATATTCAAGAAGCTTAACTTGATCTgacactaaattattttttacttctgcATCAGCCAATTTTTTTAAGACGTTATTTCCGCTgtctttttattcaatttaatacCAGTCTCCTCGCTGATAACTTTGGTTAAATCCTGCAGTGTAAcctcaataataatattaacaggTAAAACCTCAAAGGTAACATTTACCTGTCATGgtattatatcttttacaaCCTCAAGTGTTgtggtttgaaattttttcaatgcttcTTGCATTTGCGCATCTCACTCTCTTATGTagttttctatcaaaaatatttacatcacTGACCTCTTCAAAGGTAAAGGGATTCATTTCAAAATCACCCTAGTTAAAACTATTCCTATTCGATTCTCCACCTTCTTCGCCCCAATCCACATTACCTCTATCAATTGGTTAAACATTCAGCCTCTCATTGTTTCTTtctaaacaatatattatatagtacCTCTGCCTCTAattataacacaaaaaaaatggcTTTGAGTCTTTCATCAAGCTATGGGACTTTGCTAAATCCAAACTGTTATCTTATTACAAGGCATGAATCCTGGTATCGCATATGCAAATTATAACAGTTAATTTTAACCCTTCAACTATCGCATCACCATCTGGTACTACTTTATTAGTTTGTTTTCCTTCTTTATCCCAAAACATAATCGTTGTCATAAATCATCGAGAAAGGTGTGTCTTGAGACTATCAGGGTGGCGCCAAAGTCGCCTTTTACATCTACTGCTCcttgttaattgttttattttctggtTCATCTAAGCCAGAccttaaattcataaaattgtaGTAATTGAATAATTGTCATCAGAGGTGCTTTCATACTGTTGTTGAGGACAAACCCCTTATGACATCTCCAACGAGTACTAATCTGGGAATATTTTATTCTCCTGATTGCCATTTTTTGTAGCTACTAATTCTAGTCATCTAAATAGAAGAGATAAACAGGTAAAATTaagctaaacaaaaatgttatcaaaaacaGAAAGTGTATATTAaatctataattatatatacagtCAGAGAAATAAGTATCtgaacaaaagattttattgtgaaaaacaaactttgtcaggttatttctaaaaaacatatgtttttgataaatacttttataattattctaaaagcaaatttaatcaTGATTTTATCtagcaaaaaattaatgaatcGTAATTAAATTGCGttgctaaaatttaataattcccGAAGAAGTGTTACAACTTCAAcgaatttataaacatattgttttataaacgaAGTTTTGAAATtgactattaaaaaaagtttttaaatcaataattttagaaatgttgttgttttacaaagagtaatttttaataactgactaacttatttttaataactaatatttttttaacaaactagtttttaataactaataaattaataaaactaactaataaaactaactaatttttaataactaatatttttttaaattcatttgattTACCACTGATATTATTAAGTATGGGAGTTAAAATCAAGGAATGGTGCCAAGCTCAGCACAATTCAATTATTGACTTTTGCAAGCAGTAAAACATTCAAGTCGATAAATAAAGTGACTGGAATGGCATTAGGAACCATCAGTGATCtgattaaaaagtataatatgtTTGGATATGTGCAAAATCAGCCATAATCCGGAGCTAAGTGTAAAACAACATCAAGAATAGATCAACAAATTGTCAAGATGGTGCAAAAAATCTATCAGCACCAAAAGTGTCAAGCCTCCTTGAGAAAGATTTTGGGTTGCAAGTAAGCTCATGTACTATTCGAAATCGATTGAAAGAAATTAGATTCAAAGCAAGAGTTCCGCGCAAGAAACCATTCCTTTCAAAAATCCATTGAAAATGAAGACTTGCATTTGCTAAAAAAGTCTTATGGACGGGCGAGGTTTATTGATGGAATTATGGACTCtaatgtttatgttaatattCTCAATAAAAATCTTCTTGCTTCAACTAAAAAACTATGATTAGGAAAACATTTGATCTTCCAACAAGACAATGACTCTAAACATACGTCAAAGAAagctaaagatttttttatccaaaagcaAATTGAGTTACTTGAATGGCCAGCGCAAAGTCCAGATCTTAATCCTAGTAAACATCTCAGTGCTATTCTGGATAAAAAATTTGGCACACGATgtctaaaaagaaaacaagagCTAAAGATCATGCTCCGAGAAGCTTGGGCTGATAACGACTCGATGCGATTAGTAAATAGTTGAAGTGATGCCATGTCGACTTGTAGAAGTCATAAAAGTTAAAGGAAGTCCAACTCGatattaaatagtattaaaaataattacatggaGAAGCGTTAATCTTTAAGCcttaatctttataattttgtttggatatttattttttatcaattaaatattattattaatttttttctttgtaccATATCAGAACATAAATAACAGAGAGCTTCTTTGGTTTACTTACTTTTCTTCattattatatgtttagaatTAAGGGATTAAAATTAATATGCTTGCAGttcattttaaactattttgcatTATACAATACAttaattacaatatataaatatatatatatatatatatatatatatatatatatatatatatatatatatatatatatatatatatatataggcaaaAGACCATTCTtgtagaaaacataaaaatattgtgcAGATTACAAAGAAATTTGATTGCCCTGCAAaggttcatattaaagaaatacTAGAATTTCCGGAGTTTAAGgtttagtacttttttttttaacaagccAAGATGatagcattatatatatttttaaatctataactaGAGTAACTCATAATTTATAATAtgataacatttaataaaattcctgATTAAAGTAACAAGTTTTAGTTACAAAAAGAGAGTTGACTCTCTTTTTGTTAATAGATTGGGCAATCTGTCTAAAGTAGTTTGCCATCTGTCCATGTAAATCTGATCAATATATTAAACTTTACTAGAATCCTTTTATAAAATGTCCAAtcaacataaaattaataatttttctataatttattatcacataattttatatgtgttattaaacatttatttacacaTTTTCTTTAAGCTTGATAGAGATTCTGAATGGCTCAGGAAAGACACATCAAAAAAACTCCGTTTAGCTTTGACtggaaacaaaaatatgattgtGTCAAGAAAGTATGTCTTGATTATACCAGATATTTCTGTGCACAGAAACCATTTAATTGGTGATGTaagttttattacatatttttttaacaatattttgtgtCGTTTACTtctttttaacaattaactaTACTTTTTAAAGGCAGCAGGTCTCATTCAACCTATTTCAGATGAGCTTATTATCAAAATTGGAGAACAAGTTAAAGTTGGAGTTAATACTGTAACAGAGATGAGACGGCATCTGGAGAACTTTGTTCGCATCAATTTTAGTTCAAGAAGTATGCCCAATAAATCAAACAAACGCTTTTTCCCACTGGATGAAACTATCCGCAACCATATGCtaaaagctagaaaaaaattttgtcactCCCTGATAGACCAAGAGTGTTTAAATATAAAGGTAGCAGAATgggcaaaaaattataaagaagcTTTTATAAAGTTTCGTCCGAAAGGTGAAAACAATTCAGAGGACAACAATCAAGACCTTCAAAAGTCCTTGTTGTTCATTTTTCAAGATAAATGGCAAAGAAGGTTACTTGTGCGTTATGGCAATGAGCTATCATTTCTTGATGCAACATACCAAACTACTCGATATGCACTTCCTCTCTTCTTCCTAgttgtaaaaacaaatgttgatcATCAAATAGTTGCCATTTTTGTATGCGAAAATGAAACAACGGAAGCCATTAAAGAAGCACTaacgtttattaaaaaatggaatccTTCATTCCAACCTAAATACTTCATGACAGACTATTCAAACGAAGAGATAAGTTCACTTGAATCAGTGTTTCCCGGTAAAAATTTctgttataaaagatattttatttaagtctcaatatttattttatttggaaaagTCAACCATTGTGttatgaaaaattgttcttggttaaagaaattattaataaaaagtatttattccAACAAATAAACTTgccttttaattatttagctgttttgtttataagactttgtaattaaaatgtttacctCGTGATATTTGCACCACTATCATCTCattgataataatatatttgtatataataaaaatataagagcttttataaaatttaaagtcaagtagaagaaaaaaaattgctctgcatgttttttattctcatttaaaaaaaagttgtagtaCCTAAAATAGATAGAAAATTGGTTAATGACTAATTACTATATTTACAACAGAAACTGTTTTTTGTTTGCTTCAAACAAAAACAGTTTCTGTTGTAAATGTAGTAATAAGTtattcaaaaaccaaaaaagtaGTAAAATGTGTTGACTAAAGAAagaaattattcattttatcatATTAATTACTTCTTATTGTTCATCAATAATGAatgaatattttctttaaacaagttttttatggaGTATTGTTGTCTTTTTTATGTAGAATGTAGTGTATTTATATGCGATTTTCATCGTGAGCAAGCTTGGGAGCGTTGGCTATCAAAATCTAGTAATGGGTGTTTAATTGTCAAGGAAGATGTCAAGGTTAAGTTACGTCGGATGTCAAGGTTAAGTTACGTCGAATAGCTCATTCAAAAACAATTGAGATTTGTAAAGAAGCTGTAAAAGCATTAAAAGATTCATCTGAATATAATAATCATCCAAAACtaaaagagtatttaaaaaatacttggtTGTGTATCAAAAAGGTTCGTATTAATGTTTTTGagaatataaaatagtttagttTTCCTAAAACATGCAACTAACCATGTTGTGAATTCCagttgattaatttatttttacaaatatttttttaacgacTTCATTctctttttgagtttttaatggaggaacaagaaatatattaagttgAGGTAAAATATAAGGTGGATGGATGTTATGTTATTATTacagtatatatttatcaaaataaattaagtttatgctAAGGTGGTAAGCAACTTTATTagcataaaaattgtaaaaactacaaaacataTTTTGCAACTTTAATAATTATGTCATGATctgtcaaaattatttttctgttatCCTTAACTTGCTTAATTTTAGAGATGGGTATCCGCGTACAGACAAGATAGACTCTTGCTGAATGTGAATACCAACAACGGAATTGAGCGTCAAAACCAAAGTTTTAAATACCGTTtcttagaaaaaagaaaaaattcttccCTTACTGCTATGCTTAGCATATGCATTGAAGAATTCCTTCCGCACAAGTATGACAGGTTAGTCAGTTATTGTCAATTCTATAGATACtacaaataatttcaataataataatactaacagTAAACAATggtaacaataaataatattctcgtaaatataatagatattgtgagatttcaaaaattatttttaagtctaACTGTCTTTTTATGCCTTTTGGAGGTTCAAGAATTCTATATACTGTACTGTAAAAAGCAATCATATTTTAGTTATGCCAATGAAAACACAAGGGCAAATTCATCATACAGAAAATACCATGAGAAAATACCAACATATTTAACTAATCGTCCACGCCCTTTGGTTAATCATTGCATGCGAATGATTGACAAATTGCATGGTGTAGATCTTACAGGAATTAATGCTGTGACAGATAAGTTATACAATGTTGCGTCATTGAAGTCTAACAGTCGGGTAATATATCAGTGTTATCTAGGTGATGATGAACGTTTACCAACTTGTTCTTGTCTATCATGGTTTAATTCTGCTTATCCATGCAagcatttttttgctatattcttaaaagaaaatttatcttggTCTGCTTTTGGTATGGCTTATCAGAATTCTCCTTATTTTGTTTTGGATTTATTGTCCGAAAAAAGTAGTGTAACAAATGCTGTATATTGTCCAGGTTCCGTTTATTCTGTAGACGATTCCACAAATGTCATCAATGACAATGCAGCACCACAGACAATAGTTGATTCAAAGCAAATTAGGCAAACATTACCAATTAATAATAATCAACCATTTAAAACTACTTACCACACTGCGGCAGAATGTAGAGAATTATTGAATGAAATTAGTCAGTTGTCATATTTATGTGACTCACAAAAAATAGATACTTTATTTGAAGaactgttaaaagttaaaaaatgcttGTCTGAAAGTCTTCCAACCGAAACAGGGATTCTTCTTCGTCCTGTAGTTAAACCAGAAACTTGGAGCAAGTCTGAAACAAAGTTGCCAAAACTTATTAACATCCCAGTTACacgaaaaagaaaaatgatGAAACGAGTTGGTGCTAGATATGACTTATGTAAAGCTGCCAAAGAAATTTGTGTTAAAGTGGAAAAGTCAGAACCTTGTTATTCTGAGATTGTTACTGATTACTCGATTGAAGAAAATTGCAAAGTCTTTACAGTTAGTCATGAGTCAATTAAAGAAACTACATCtattgaaaataacaaacacCTTCAAACCACCTTGAGCCAAGTTAATAATGATGTTCAATTTCAAACCAAGTTTCAATGTATTCAAAGTCTCAAATCGTCCTTGATTGGTGAAGCTGAActatttgaaattgaaaaatgtcaaatgcttaatgaaaaaattattcattttagcCAGCAAATGATGGcgattcaattaaaaattaatgttggtTTACAGGATCCCATTAAGGGTCAAATCAATGCTTTTAACACACATGAATCTACTCCTTTTGTTCAAGTTCTTCATGATGGGAATCTTCACTGGCTTTGTGTGAGCACATACAATTGTAAGCCAGGTGAGATTTATATGTTTGACAGCCTTTTCCATGGCTCTATATCTGTCGAGACGAAAAAGCAAATATGTTCTATTTTACATTgcaagaaaaagtatatattagttAAAGTATTACCTGTTCaacaacaaactaattttttggaTTGCGGATTGTATGCCATTGCCTGGGCTCGATAAATCctagaaaataaaagtataccATCAACTTCCATTATGTTTGAACAAGGGCAAATGAGAAATCATCTCCTAAGCTGTATGCAAAAGAACCAGTTAGATGTATTTCCAGTCACTGAAAATCcctcactttttaaaaaatgtttagcaaAGAACTTCCGCATCCCTCTGCATTGCTCGTGTCGTATGTTTTGGACAAATGAAGATGAACAAATCTTTAACAGGTATATTATCAAATTAACATTActctaaaatttgaaatttaattttaataaatcataagTTGTAAAGATTATTGTAACATAAACATTATCTTTAGTATTTAAGTGTATCTGCAAAGATTTTTTGTTAGCattctttattttacattaaagcAATGACTTTATATTGCTTGttcattgatttaaatttattgaaacaattaataagtacaaattttttaagGCAAATGGCTCaatgttttaattgcaaaaattggTTTCATCGTGAATGCGAAAGAATTCCTCAAagtgcatttgaaaaaaaagatgagcTTTGGAGTTGTCATGATTGCTTCAAAGAATGTACAatcaagtaatatttttaaaaatttataccaatgcaaaaacattttaaatgcagTACTTGAATACTTTTTGGGAAAAGATGTCACAAAAAAGACTGCTTTTAATCACTATATGTTCCTGGTAAACAAGAGCTCTAAAATAAAGTGAGAGGctacattaaaagaaaataaaaccgaattgtttaaagaaaataataccGAATGTTTTAAAACTGAGCATTTTTTACTCCAGGTTAAAAATTGGTCTTTTCTGTGGCTTAAATGTtgaaattttctatatatatagaCTTTTAGAGTTTGTTGGCACCAGCAATAGATAGTGATTATTAACTTTTGAAAGCGTCATTTTTGGTACTTCCTATCCCTGCTAGTCAAGCTATATCTAATACATATccaagtatattttatttaataattgttttatagcaaagaaagaaattaatattaggaaatataaagaataaataaagataaaaaagaaaatatgtgttagattttgtaaatatttgtttttcctGTTTCATAATTATGTAGTACCAAGATTgtaatcattaatttaaaactataaaataggTTTGCAAGG
This window contains:
- the LOC136087173 gene encoding calcium-responsive transcription factor-like, whose amino-acid sequence is MEKELKELTKKNHKVFFEDKELSYSGVPFIISSQSTLDCQQGKDRNVKVKAEYREKKNDEAAKDHSCRKHKNIVQITKKFDCPAKVHIKEILEFPEFKLDRDSEWLRKDTSKKLRLALTGNKNMIVSRKYVLIIPDISVHRNHLIGDAAGLIQPISDELIIKIGEQVKVGVNTVTEMRRHLENFVRINFSSRSMPNKSNKRFFPLDETIRNHMLKARKKFCHSLIDQECLNIKVAEWAKNYKEAFIKFRPKGENNSEDNNQDLQKSLLFIFQDKWQRRLLVRYGNELSFLDATYQTTRYALPLFFLVVKTNVDHQIVAIFVCENETTEAIKEALTFIKKWNPSFQPKYFMTDYSNEEISSLESVFPGKNFCYKRYFI